A part of Saccopteryx bilineata isolate mSacBil1 chromosome 10, mSacBil1_pri_phased_curated, whole genome shotgun sequence genomic DNA contains:
- the BRPF1 gene encoding peregrin isoform X5, with translation MGVDFDVKTFCHNLRATKPPYECPVETCRKVYKSYSGIEYHLYHYDHDNPPPPQQTPLRKHKKKGRQSRPANKQSPSPSEVSQSPGREVMSYAQAQRMVEVDLHGRVHRISIFDNLDVVSEDEEAPEETPENGSNKENTETPAVTPKSGKHKNKEKRKDSNHHHHHNASASTTPKLPEVVYRELEQDTPDAPPRPTSYYRYIEKSAEELDEEVEYDMDEEDYIWLDIMNERRKTEGVSPIPQEIFEYLMDRLEKESYFESHNKGDPNALVDEDAVCCICNDGECQNSNVILFCDMCNLAVHQECYGVPYIPEGQWLCRRCLQSPSRAVDCALCPNKGGAFKQTDDGRWAHVVCALWIPEVCFANTVFLEPIDSIEHIPPARWKLTCYICKQRGSGACIQCHKANCYTAFHVTCAQQAGLYMKMEPVRETGANGTSFSVRKTAYCDIHTPPGSARRLPALSHSEGEEDEEEEEDEGKSWSSEKVKKAKAKSRIKMKKARKILAEKRAAAPVVSVPCIPPHRLSKITNRLTIQRKSQFMQRLHSYWTLKRQSRNGVPLLRRLQTHLQSQRNCDQVGRDSEDKNWALKEQLKSWQRLRHDLERARLLVELIRKREKLKRETIKVQQIAMEMQLTPFLILLRKTLEQLQEKDTGNIFSEPVPLSEVTELDEVPDYLDHIKKPMDFFTMKQNLEAYRYLNFDDFEEDFNLIVSNCLKYNAKDTIFYRAAVRLREQGGAVLRQARRQAEKMGIDFETGMHIPHGLAGDEAPHHTEDAVEEERLVLLENQKHLPVEEQLKLLLERLDEVNASKQSVGRSRRAKMIKKEMTALRRKLAHQRETGRDGPERHGPSSRGSLTPHPAACDKDGQTDSAAEESSSQETSKGLGPNMSSTPAHEVGRRTSVLFSKKNPKTAGPPKRPGRPPKNRESQMTPSHGGSPVGPPQLPIMSSLRQRKRGRSPRPSSSSDSDSDKSTEDPPMDLPANGFSSGNQPVKKSFLVYRNDCSLPRSSSDSESSSSSSSSAASDRTSTTPSKQGRGKPSFSRGTFPEDSSEDTSGTENEAYSVGTGRGVGHSMVRKSLGRGAGWLSEDEDSPLDALDLVWAKCRGYPSYPALIIDPKMPREGMFHHGVPIPVPPLEVLKLGEQMTQEAREHLYLVLFFDNKRTWQWLPRTKLVPLGVNQDLDKEKMLEGRKSNIRKSVQIAYHRALQHRSKVQGEQSSETSDSD, from the exons ATGGGGGTGGACTTTGACGTGAAGACTTTCTGCCACAACTTGCGGGCAACTAAGCCGCCATATGAGTGCCCCGTGGAGACGTGCCGCAAGGTCTACAAGAGTTACAGTGGTATCGAGTACCACCTGTACCATTATGACCACGACAACCCACCACCCCCGCAGCAGACTCCACTCCGCAAGCACAAGAAGAAAGGGCGCCAGTCACGCCCAGCCAACAAGCAGTCGCCCAGCCCCTCAGAGGTATCACAGTCACCAGGCCGTGAGGTGATGAGCTATGCACAGGCCCAGCGCATGGTGGAGGTAGACCTGCATGGTCGTGTCCACCGCATCAGCATCTTTGACAACCTGGATGTGGTGTCAGAGGATGAGGAGGCCCCCGAGGAGACCCCTGAGAATGGCAGCAACAAAGAGAACACTGAGACGCCGGCTGTGACACCCAAGTCGGGCAAGCATAAGAACAAGGAGAAGCGTAAGGATtccaaccatcaccaccaccataatGCTTCTGCCAGCACCACTCCCAAGCTGCCAGAAGTCGTATACCGGGAGTTGGAGCAGGACACCCCTGATGCCCCGCCCCGACCAACTTCCTATTACCG GTACATTGAGAAGTCAGCAGAGGAGCTGGATGAGGAGGTAGAATATGACATGGATGAAGAGGACTACATCTGGTTGGATATCATGAACGAGCGACggaagacagagggtgtgagtccCATCCCACAGGAGATCTTTGAATACTTAATGGACCGGCTGGAAAAGGAGTCCTACTTTGAGAGCCACAATAAAGGCGACCCCAATGCACTAGTGGACGAGGATGCAGTGTGCTGTATCTGCAATGATGGTGAATGCCAGAACAGCAATGTCATCCTCTTCTGTGACATGTGCAACCTAGCTGTACACCAAGAGTGCTATGGCGTCCCCTATATCCCTGAGGGCCAGTGGCTGTGCCGCCGCTGCCTACAATCACCCTCCCGTGCTGTGGACTGTGCCCTGTGCCCCAACAAGGGTGGTGCCTTTAAGCAGACAGATGATGGGCGCTGGGCCCATGTGGTGTGTGCCCTGTGGATCCCTGAGGTCTGCTTTGCCAACACAGTCTTCCTGGAGCCAATTGACAGCATCGAGCACATCCCGCCAGCTCGCTGGAAGCTGACATGCTACATTTGCAAACAGCGGGGCTCAGGGGCCTGTATCCAGTGCCACAAGGCCAACTGCTACACAGCCTTCCATGTGACATGTGCCCAGCAGGCTGGCCTTTACATGAAGATGGAGCCTGTGCGGGAGACAGGTGCCAATGGCACCTCCTTCAGCGTCCGGAAAACAGCCTACTGTGACATCCATACACCCCCAGGTTCGGCACGTCGCCTACCTGCCCTGTCCCACAGTGAGGGTgaggaagatgaggaagaagaggaggatgaGGGTAAGAGTTGGAGTTCAGAGAAAGTCAAGAAGGCCAAGGCCAAGTCCCGGATCAAGATGAAGAAGGCACGGAAAATCCTGGCAGAGAAGAGGGCAGCAGCACCTGTGGTGTCAGTGCCCTGCATCCCACCACACAG GCTCAGTAAAATTACCAACCGCCTGACTATCCAAAGGAAGAGCCAGTTCATGCAGAGGCTGCACAGCTACTGGACGCTGAAGAGGCAATCACGAAATGGGGTCCCTCTGTTACGTCGCCTGCAGACACACTTGCAGTCTCAGAGAAACTGTGATCAAGTTGGG AGAGATTCTGAGGATAAGAACTGGGCCCTCAAAGAACAGCTCAAGTCCTGGCAGCGGCTCCGGCATGACCTAGAGCGAGCTCGGCTGCTGGTGGAGTTGATCCGCAAGCGGGAGAAACTCAAAAGGGAGACG ATCAAGGTCCAGCAGATTGCCATGGAAATGCAGCTGACTCCTTTCCTCATCCTCCTTCGCAAAACCTTGGAGCAGCTCCAAGAGAAGGACACAGGCAACATCTTCAGCGAGCCGGTCCCTCTGTCTGAGGTAACCGAATTGGACGAA GTTCCTGACTACCTAGACCACATCAAAAAGCCCATGGACTTTTTCACCATGAAGCAGAACTTGGAGGCTTATCGCTACCTGAACTTTGATGATTTTGAGGAGGACTTCAACCTCATCGTCAGCAACTGCCTCAAGTATAACGCCAAGGACACCATCTTCTACCGGGCAGCAGTGCGGCTCCGTGAGCAGGGTGGTGCTGTGCTCCGCCAGGCCCGGCGTCAGGCAGAAAAAATGGGCATCGACTTTGAGACGGGCATGCATATCCCCCACGGCCTGGCTGGAGACGAGGCCCCGCACCACACTGAAGATG caGTGGAAGAAGAGAGGCTGGTCCTGCTAGAGAACCAGAAACACCTGCCAGTGGAAGAGCAGCTGAAGTTGTTGCTGGAGCGGCTGGATGAAGTGAATGCCAGCAAGCAGAGTGTGGGCCGCTCACGGCGTGCAAAGATGATCAAGAAAGAGATGACAGCACTGCGGCGGAAGCTTGCCCACCAGCGGGAAACTGGAAGGGATGGGCCTGAGCGGCATGGCCCCTCCAGCCGGGGCAGCCTGACACCCCACCCGGCAGCCTGTGACAAGGATGGGCAGACAGACAGTGCCGCTGAGGAGAGCAGCAGCCAGGAGACAAGCAAAG GCCTGGGTCCCAACATGTCCTCAACCCCCGCACATGAGGTGGGCAGGAGAACCTCAGTTCTGTTCTCCAAAAAGAACCCGAAGACAGCTGGACCGCCCAAGAGGCCGGGCCGGCCCCCCAAAAACCGGGAGAGCCAGATGACCCCCAGCCACGGAGGCAGTCCTGTGGGGCCCCCCCAGCTCCCCATCATGAGCTCCCTGCGTCAGCGCAAGCGGGGTAGGAGCCCCCGGCCCAGTTCGAGCTCAGACAGCGACAGTGATAAATCCACAGAAGACCCCCCAATGG ACTTACCAGCCAATGGCTTCAGCAGTGGAAATCAGCCAGTAAAGAAGAGTTTCTTGGTATACCGTAATGACTGCAGCCTTCCCCGGAGCAGCTCAGACTCTGAGtccagcagcagtagcagcagcagcgcTGCCTCAGACCGGACCAG CACAACACCCTCAAAACAAGGCAGGGGCAAGCCCTCCTTCTCTCGGGGCACATTCCCAGAGGACAGCAGTGAAGatacctcaggcactgagaatgaggCCTACTCCGTGGGCACTGGCCGCGGCGTGGGCCACAGCA TGGTAAGAAAGAGTCTGGGCCGGGGAGCAGGCTGGCTGTCAGAGGATGAGGACTCCCCGCTGGATGCTCTGGACCTGGTGTGGGCCAAATGCCGAGGGTATCCATCGTACCCAGCACTG ATCATTGATCCAAAGATGCCCCGGGAAGGTATGTTCCACCATGGGGTTCCCATTCCTGTGCCCCCACTAGAGGTGCTGAAACTTGGGGAGCAGATGACCCAGGAAGCCCGAGAGCATCTCTACCTTGTCCTCTTCTTTGACAACAAACGAACCTG GCAGTGGCTGCCTAGAACTAAGCTGGTTCCTCTGGGTGTGAACCAGGACCTCGACAAGGAGAAGATGTTGGAGGGCCGCAAGTCTAACATCCGCAAATCAGTGCAGATCGCCTACCATAGGGCTCTGCAGCACCGCAGCAAGGTCCAGGGCGAGCAGAGCAGCGAAACGAGTGATAGTGACTGA
- the BRPF1 gene encoding peregrin isoform X9, whose protein sequence is MGVDFDVKTFCHNLRATKPPYECPVETCRKVYKSYSGIEYHLYHYDHDNPPPPQQTPLRKHKKKGRQSRPANKQSPSPSEVSQSPGREVMSYAQAQRMVEVDLHGRVHRISIFDNLDVVSEDEEAPEETPENGSNKENTETPAVTPKSGKHKNKEKRKDSNHHHHHNASASTTPKLPEVVYRELEQDTPDAPPRPTSYYRYIEKSAEELDEEVEYDMDEEDYIWLDIMNERRKTEGVSPIPQEIFEYLMDRLEKESYFESHNKGDPNALVDEDAVCCICNDGECQNSNVILFCDMCNLAVHQECYGVPYIPEGQWLCRRCLQSPSRAVDCALCPNKGGAFKQTDDGRWAHVVCALWIPEVCFANTVFLEPIDSIEHIPPARWKLTCYICKQRGSGACIQCHKANCYTAFHVTCAQQAGLYMKMEPVRETGANGTSFSVRKTAYCDIHTPPGSARRLPALSHSEGEEDEEEEEDEGKSWSSEKVKKAKAKSRIKMKKARKILAEKRAAAPVVSVPCIPPHRLSKITNRLTIQRKSQFMQRLHSYWTLKRQSRNGVPLLRRLQTHLQSQRNCDQVGRDSEDKNWALKEQLKSWQRLRHDLERARLLVELIRKREKLKRETIKVQQIAMEMQLTPFLILLRKTLEQLQEKDTGNIFSEPVPLSEVTELDEVPDYLDHIKKPMDFFTMKQNLEAYRYLNFDDFEEDFNLIVSNCLKYNAKDTIFYRAAVRLREQGGAVLRQARRQAEKMGIDFETGMHIPHGLAGDEAPHHTEDAVEEERLVLLENQKHLPVEEQLKLLLERLDEVNASKQSVGRSRRAKMIKKEMTALRRKLAHQRETGRDGPERHGPSSRGSLTPHPAACDKDGQTDSAAEESSSQETSKDLPANGFSSGNQPVKKSFLVYRNDCSLPRSSSDSESSSSSSSSAASDRTSTTPSKQGRGKPSFSRGTFPEDSSEDTSGTENEAYSVGTGRGVGHSSKYPRPRPGILGAQCPGLASPLSADPPSLSHSCEVVRKSLGRGAGWLSEDEDSPLDALDLVWAKCRGYPSYPALIIDPKMPREGMFHHGVPIPVPPLEVLKLGEQMTQEAREHLYLVLFFDNKRTWQWLPRTKLVPLGVNQDLDKEKMLEGRKSNIRKSVQIAYHRALQHRSKVQGEQSSETSDSD, encoded by the exons ATGGGGGTGGACTTTGACGTGAAGACTTTCTGCCACAACTTGCGGGCAACTAAGCCGCCATATGAGTGCCCCGTGGAGACGTGCCGCAAGGTCTACAAGAGTTACAGTGGTATCGAGTACCACCTGTACCATTATGACCACGACAACCCACCACCCCCGCAGCAGACTCCACTCCGCAAGCACAAGAAGAAAGGGCGCCAGTCACGCCCAGCCAACAAGCAGTCGCCCAGCCCCTCAGAGGTATCACAGTCACCAGGCCGTGAGGTGATGAGCTATGCACAGGCCCAGCGCATGGTGGAGGTAGACCTGCATGGTCGTGTCCACCGCATCAGCATCTTTGACAACCTGGATGTGGTGTCAGAGGATGAGGAGGCCCCCGAGGAGACCCCTGAGAATGGCAGCAACAAAGAGAACACTGAGACGCCGGCTGTGACACCCAAGTCGGGCAAGCATAAGAACAAGGAGAAGCGTAAGGATtccaaccatcaccaccaccataatGCTTCTGCCAGCACCACTCCCAAGCTGCCAGAAGTCGTATACCGGGAGTTGGAGCAGGACACCCCTGATGCCCCGCCCCGACCAACTTCCTATTACCG GTACATTGAGAAGTCAGCAGAGGAGCTGGATGAGGAGGTAGAATATGACATGGATGAAGAGGACTACATCTGGTTGGATATCATGAACGAGCGACggaagacagagggtgtgagtccCATCCCACAGGAGATCTTTGAATACTTAATGGACCGGCTGGAAAAGGAGTCCTACTTTGAGAGCCACAATAAAGGCGACCCCAATGCACTAGTGGACGAGGATGCAGTGTGCTGTATCTGCAATGATGGTGAATGCCAGAACAGCAATGTCATCCTCTTCTGTGACATGTGCAACCTAGCTGTACACCAAGAGTGCTATGGCGTCCCCTATATCCCTGAGGGCCAGTGGCTGTGCCGCCGCTGCCTACAATCACCCTCCCGTGCTGTGGACTGTGCCCTGTGCCCCAACAAGGGTGGTGCCTTTAAGCAGACAGATGATGGGCGCTGGGCCCATGTGGTGTGTGCCCTGTGGATCCCTGAGGTCTGCTTTGCCAACACAGTCTTCCTGGAGCCAATTGACAGCATCGAGCACATCCCGCCAGCTCGCTGGAAGCTGACATGCTACATTTGCAAACAGCGGGGCTCAGGGGCCTGTATCCAGTGCCACAAGGCCAACTGCTACACAGCCTTCCATGTGACATGTGCCCAGCAGGCTGGCCTTTACATGAAGATGGAGCCTGTGCGGGAGACAGGTGCCAATGGCACCTCCTTCAGCGTCCGGAAAACAGCCTACTGTGACATCCATACACCCCCAGGTTCGGCACGTCGCCTACCTGCCCTGTCCCACAGTGAGGGTgaggaagatgaggaagaagaggaggatgaGGGTAAGAGTTGGAGTTCAGAGAAAGTCAAGAAGGCCAAGGCCAAGTCCCGGATCAAGATGAAGAAGGCACGGAAAATCCTGGCAGAGAAGAGGGCAGCAGCACCTGTGGTGTCAGTGCCCTGCATCCCACCACACAG GCTCAGTAAAATTACCAACCGCCTGACTATCCAAAGGAAGAGCCAGTTCATGCAGAGGCTGCACAGCTACTGGACGCTGAAGAGGCAATCACGAAATGGGGTCCCTCTGTTACGTCGCCTGCAGACACACTTGCAGTCTCAGAGAAACTGTGATCAAGTTGGG AGAGATTCTGAGGATAAGAACTGGGCCCTCAAAGAACAGCTCAAGTCCTGGCAGCGGCTCCGGCATGACCTAGAGCGAGCTCGGCTGCTGGTGGAGTTGATCCGCAAGCGGGAGAAACTCAAAAGGGAGACG ATCAAGGTCCAGCAGATTGCCATGGAAATGCAGCTGACTCCTTTCCTCATCCTCCTTCGCAAAACCTTGGAGCAGCTCCAAGAGAAGGACACAGGCAACATCTTCAGCGAGCCGGTCCCTCTGTCTGAGGTAACCGAATTGGACGAA GTTCCTGACTACCTAGACCACATCAAAAAGCCCATGGACTTTTTCACCATGAAGCAGAACTTGGAGGCTTATCGCTACCTGAACTTTGATGATTTTGAGGAGGACTTCAACCTCATCGTCAGCAACTGCCTCAAGTATAACGCCAAGGACACCATCTTCTACCGGGCAGCAGTGCGGCTCCGTGAGCAGGGTGGTGCTGTGCTCCGCCAGGCCCGGCGTCAGGCAGAAAAAATGGGCATCGACTTTGAGACGGGCATGCATATCCCCCACGGCCTGGCTGGAGACGAGGCCCCGCACCACACTGAAGATG caGTGGAAGAAGAGAGGCTGGTCCTGCTAGAGAACCAGAAACACCTGCCAGTGGAAGAGCAGCTGAAGTTGTTGCTGGAGCGGCTGGATGAAGTGAATGCCAGCAAGCAGAGTGTGGGCCGCTCACGGCGTGCAAAGATGATCAAGAAAGAGATGACAGCACTGCGGCGGAAGCTTGCCCACCAGCGGGAAACTGGAAGGGATGGGCCTGAGCGGCATGGCCCCTCCAGCCGGGGCAGCCTGACACCCCACCCGGCAGCCTGTGACAAGGATGGGCAGACAGACAGTGCCGCTGAGGAGAGCAGCAGCCAGGAGACAAGCAAAG ACTTACCAGCCAATGGCTTCAGCAGTGGAAATCAGCCAGTAAAGAAGAGTTTCTTGGTATACCGTAATGACTGCAGCCTTCCCCGGAGCAGCTCAGACTCTGAGtccagcagcagtagcagcagcagcgcTGCCTCAGACCGGACCAG CACAACACCCTCAAAACAAGGCAGGGGCAAGCCCTCCTTCTCTCGGGGCACATTCCCAGAGGACAGCAGTGAAGatacctcaggcactgagaatgaggCCTACTCCGTGGGCACTGGCCGCGGCGTGGGCCACAGCAGTAAGTACCCTCGCCCAAGGCCAGGGATCCTGGGGGCCCAATGTCCAGGCCTTGCCAGCCCCCTGTCTGCTgatcccccctctctctcccattcctgtGAAGTGGTAAGAAAGAGTCTGGGCCGGGGAGCAGGCTGGCTGTCAGAGGATGAGGACTCCCCGCTGGATGCTCTGGACCTGGTGTGGGCCAAATGCCGAGGGTATCCATCGTACCCAGCACTG ATCATTGATCCAAAGATGCCCCGGGAAGGTATGTTCCACCATGGGGTTCCCATTCCTGTGCCCCCACTAGAGGTGCTGAAACTTGGGGAGCAGATGACCCAGGAAGCCCGAGAGCATCTCTACCTTGTCCTCTTCTTTGACAACAAACGAACCTG GCAGTGGCTGCCTAGAACTAAGCTGGTTCCTCTGGGTGTGAACCAGGACCTCGACAAGGAGAAGATGTTGGAGGGCCGCAAGTCTAACATCCGCAAATCAGTGCAGATCGCCTACCATAGGGCTCTGCAGCACCGCAGCAAGGTCCAGGGCGAGCAGAGCAGCGAAACGAGTGATAGTGACTGA
- the BRPF1 gene encoding peregrin isoform X8 has translation MGVDFDVKTFCHNLRATKPPYECPVETCRKVYKSYSGIEYHLYHYDHDNPPPPQQTPLRKHKKKGRQSRPANKQSPSPSEVSQSPGREVMSYAQAQRMVEVDLHGRVHRISIFDNLDVVSEDEEAPEETPENGSNKENTETPAVTPKSGKHKNKEKRKDSNHHHHHNASASTTPKLPEVVYRELEQDTPDAPPRPTSYYRYIEKSAEELDEEVEYDMDEEDYIWLDIMNERRKTEGVSPIPQEIFEYLMDRLEKESYFESHNKGDPNALVDEDAVCCICNDGECQNSNVILFCDMCNLAVHQECYGVPYIPEGQWLCRRCLQSPSRAVDCALCPNKGGAFKQTDDGRWAHVVCALWIPEVCFANTVFLEPIDSIEHIPPARWKLTCYICKQRGSGACIQCHKANCYTAFHVTCAQQAGLYMKMEPVRETGANGTSFSVRKTAYCDIHTPPGSARRLPALSHSEGEEDEEEEEDEGKSWSSEKVKKAKAKSRIKMKKARKILAEKRAAAPVVSVPCIPPHRLSKITNRLTIQRKSQFMQRLHSYWTLKRQSRNGVPLLRRLQTHLQSQRNCDQVGRDSEDKNWALKEQLKSWQRLRHDLERARLLVELIRKREKLKRETIKVQQIAMEMQLTPFLILLRKTLEQLQEKDTGNIFSEPVPLSEVPDYLDHIKKPMDFFTMKQNLEAYRYLNFDDFEEDFNLIVSNCLKYNAKDTIFYRAAVRLREQGGAVLRQARRQAEKMGIDFETGMHIPHGLAGDEAPHHTEDVEEERLVLLENQKHLPVEEQLKLLLERLDEVNASKQSVGRSRRAKMIKKEMTALRRKLAHQRETGRDGPERHGPSSRGSLTPHPAACDKDGQTDSAAEESSSQETSKGLGPNMSSTPAHEVGRRTSVLFSKKNPKTAGPPKRPGRPPKNRESQMTPSHGGSPVGPPQLPIMSSLRQRKRGRSPRPSSSSDSDSDKSTEDPPMDLPANGFSSGNQPVKKSFLVYRNDCSLPRSSSDSESSSSSSSSAASDRTSTTPSKQGRGKPSFSRGTFPEDSSEDTSGTENEAYSVGTGRGVGHSMVRKSLGRGAGWLSEDEDSPLDALDLVWAKCRGYPSYPALIIDPKMPREGMFHHGVPIPVPPLEVLKLGEQMTQEAREHLYLVLFFDNKRTWQWLPRTKLVPLGVNQDLDKEKMLEGRKSNIRKSVQIAYHRALQHRSKVQGEQSSETSDSD, from the exons ATGGGGGTGGACTTTGACGTGAAGACTTTCTGCCACAACTTGCGGGCAACTAAGCCGCCATATGAGTGCCCCGTGGAGACGTGCCGCAAGGTCTACAAGAGTTACAGTGGTATCGAGTACCACCTGTACCATTATGACCACGACAACCCACCACCCCCGCAGCAGACTCCACTCCGCAAGCACAAGAAGAAAGGGCGCCAGTCACGCCCAGCCAACAAGCAGTCGCCCAGCCCCTCAGAGGTATCACAGTCACCAGGCCGTGAGGTGATGAGCTATGCACAGGCCCAGCGCATGGTGGAGGTAGACCTGCATGGTCGTGTCCACCGCATCAGCATCTTTGACAACCTGGATGTGGTGTCAGAGGATGAGGAGGCCCCCGAGGAGACCCCTGAGAATGGCAGCAACAAAGAGAACACTGAGACGCCGGCTGTGACACCCAAGTCGGGCAAGCATAAGAACAAGGAGAAGCGTAAGGATtccaaccatcaccaccaccataatGCTTCTGCCAGCACCACTCCCAAGCTGCCAGAAGTCGTATACCGGGAGTTGGAGCAGGACACCCCTGATGCCCCGCCCCGACCAACTTCCTATTACCG GTACATTGAGAAGTCAGCAGAGGAGCTGGATGAGGAGGTAGAATATGACATGGATGAAGAGGACTACATCTGGTTGGATATCATGAACGAGCGACggaagacagagggtgtgagtccCATCCCACAGGAGATCTTTGAATACTTAATGGACCGGCTGGAAAAGGAGTCCTACTTTGAGAGCCACAATAAAGGCGACCCCAATGCACTAGTGGACGAGGATGCAGTGTGCTGTATCTGCAATGATGGTGAATGCCAGAACAGCAATGTCATCCTCTTCTGTGACATGTGCAACCTAGCTGTACACCAAGAGTGCTATGGCGTCCCCTATATCCCTGAGGGCCAGTGGCTGTGCCGCCGCTGCCTACAATCACCCTCCCGTGCTGTGGACTGTGCCCTGTGCCCCAACAAGGGTGGTGCCTTTAAGCAGACAGATGATGGGCGCTGGGCCCATGTGGTGTGTGCCCTGTGGATCCCTGAGGTCTGCTTTGCCAACACAGTCTTCCTGGAGCCAATTGACAGCATCGAGCACATCCCGCCAGCTCGCTGGAAGCTGACATGCTACATTTGCAAACAGCGGGGCTCAGGGGCCTGTATCCAGTGCCACAAGGCCAACTGCTACACAGCCTTCCATGTGACATGTGCCCAGCAGGCTGGCCTTTACATGAAGATGGAGCCTGTGCGGGAGACAGGTGCCAATGGCACCTCCTTCAGCGTCCGGAAAACAGCCTACTGTGACATCCATACACCCCCAGGTTCGGCACGTCGCCTACCTGCCCTGTCCCACAGTGAGGGTgaggaagatgaggaagaagaggaggatgaGGGTAAGAGTTGGAGTTCAGAGAAAGTCAAGAAGGCCAAGGCCAAGTCCCGGATCAAGATGAAGAAGGCACGGAAAATCCTGGCAGAGAAGAGGGCAGCAGCACCTGTGGTGTCAGTGCCCTGCATCCCACCACACAG GCTCAGTAAAATTACCAACCGCCTGACTATCCAAAGGAAGAGCCAGTTCATGCAGAGGCTGCACAGCTACTGGACGCTGAAGAGGCAATCACGAAATGGGGTCCCTCTGTTACGTCGCCTGCAGACACACTTGCAGTCTCAGAGAAACTGTGATCAAGTTGGG AGAGATTCTGAGGATAAGAACTGGGCCCTCAAAGAACAGCTCAAGTCCTGGCAGCGGCTCCGGCATGACCTAGAGCGAGCTCGGCTGCTGGTGGAGTTGATCCGCAAGCGGGAGAAACTCAAAAGGGAGACG ATCAAGGTCCAGCAGATTGCCATGGAAATGCAGCTGACTCCTTTCCTCATCCTCCTTCGCAAAACCTTGGAGCAGCTCCAAGAGAAGGACACAGGCAACATCTTCAGCGAGCCGGTCCCTCTGTCTGAG GTTCCTGACTACCTAGACCACATCAAAAAGCCCATGGACTTTTTCACCATGAAGCAGAACTTGGAGGCTTATCGCTACCTGAACTTTGATGATTTTGAGGAGGACTTCAACCTCATCGTCAGCAACTGCCTCAAGTATAACGCCAAGGACACCATCTTCTACCGGGCAGCAGTGCGGCTCCGTGAGCAGGGTGGTGCTGTGCTCCGCCAGGCCCGGCGTCAGGCAGAAAAAATGGGCATCGACTTTGAGACGGGCATGCATATCCCCCACGGCCTGGCTGGAGACGAGGCCCCGCACCACACTGAAGATG TGGAAGAAGAGAGGCTGGTCCTGCTAGAGAACCAGAAACACCTGCCAGTGGAAGAGCAGCTGAAGTTGTTGCTGGAGCGGCTGGATGAAGTGAATGCCAGCAAGCAGAGTGTGGGCCGCTCACGGCGTGCAAAGATGATCAAGAAAGAGATGACAGCACTGCGGCGGAAGCTTGCCCACCAGCGGGAAACTGGAAGGGATGGGCCTGAGCGGCATGGCCCCTCCAGCCGGGGCAGCCTGACACCCCACCCGGCAGCCTGTGACAAGGATGGGCAGACAGACAGTGCCGCTGAGGAGAGCAGCAGCCAGGAGACAAGCAAAG GCCTGGGTCCCAACATGTCCTCAACCCCCGCACATGAGGTGGGCAGGAGAACCTCAGTTCTGTTCTCCAAAAAGAACCCGAAGACAGCTGGACCGCCCAAGAGGCCGGGCCGGCCCCCCAAAAACCGGGAGAGCCAGATGACCCCCAGCCACGGAGGCAGTCCTGTGGGGCCCCCCCAGCTCCCCATCATGAGCTCCCTGCGTCAGCGCAAGCGGGGTAGGAGCCCCCGGCCCAGTTCGAGCTCAGACAGCGACAGTGATAAATCCACAGAAGACCCCCCAATGG ACTTACCAGCCAATGGCTTCAGCAGTGGAAATCAGCCAGTAAAGAAGAGTTTCTTGGTATACCGTAATGACTGCAGCCTTCCCCGGAGCAGCTCAGACTCTGAGtccagcagcagtagcagcagcagcgcTGCCTCAGACCGGACCAG CACAACACCCTCAAAACAAGGCAGGGGCAAGCCCTCCTTCTCTCGGGGCACATTCCCAGAGGACAGCAGTGAAGatacctcaggcactgagaatgaggCCTACTCCGTGGGCACTGGCCGCGGCGTGGGCCACAGCA TGGTAAGAAAGAGTCTGGGCCGGGGAGCAGGCTGGCTGTCAGAGGATGAGGACTCCCCGCTGGATGCTCTGGACCTGGTGTGGGCCAAATGCCGAGGGTATCCATCGTACCCAGCACTG ATCATTGATCCAAAGATGCCCCGGGAAGGTATGTTCCACCATGGGGTTCCCATTCCTGTGCCCCCACTAGAGGTGCTGAAACTTGGGGAGCAGATGACCCAGGAAGCCCGAGAGCATCTCTACCTTGTCCTCTTCTTTGACAACAAACGAACCTG GCAGTGGCTGCCTAGAACTAAGCTGGTTCCTCTGGGTGTGAACCAGGACCTCGACAAGGAGAAGATGTTGGAGGGCCGCAAGTCTAACATCCGCAAATCAGTGCAGATCGCCTACCATAGGGCTCTGCAGCACCGCAGCAAGGTCCAGGGCGAGCAGAGCAGCGAAACGAGTGATAGTGACTGA